The Chroogloeocystis siderophila 5.2 s.c.1 genome includes the window GTTAAGTAGAAATATGGTTTAATCTTGACAAAAATTTCCTATTGTCTATCTACAACTTCTGTAGAGAAGTAGAAGCTATTGATGTTAAGCTAAAGGGATTTTTGCCTCAAAGTTGATACTTTGAGATTAAGGTGTTAGGGACTATTTAAAATATAAACTTTCTGTAATGAAAATGATAAATTATGAGCTAAATTAAAGATTTAGCAAAAAACGGGCGAAATTTAAATTATTTGAAGGTATGTAGCAGAAAAAGCTAAACATCCGCAGGATTGAGCCGCATCATTGCCCAGGTTGTATAAGTACCAATCGGACTCCAAAGGAGATAAGGTACCAGTAAAAGTGCTGCCCAACCAGAAATTGGCAATACAGTGAAAGTTAATAAAAAACCGATAATTGCACCAGTACCACCAATAATTGCGCCCACCTTGAGGCTGCGTGTTTTAAACATTACTGGAGTGTACGCAATCGTAACTATTTCTAGTAATAAATAGAAGCCCATTAGTAACCAAGTAAAGTTTGTACCTGGATTGCTTTCCCAAACAATGTATGCTGACCAAGCACCGCAAATAAAAATAATTGTCCAAATAATGGGAATTAATGGCTCAAATGTCAACCAGCCAGGACGACGCAAGCGTCTAAACCACTGGCGATCGCCTCGCGTTATCAAGTTCGCACCCAGCGCAACAAGGAAAGCAACAGCCCCAATTACCATCCAAGACCTAATCATGTGCTGCCCTCGCTCCTCTACGCTGCATCACTATTATCTAGCGATTGTGCCACCTGACGTACAGAATTATTTGTTAAGGCAGGTTGCGTTTACGTAGTACATTAGTATAAGACTTTTGACACCAGGACCGCCGAAAAATTAGCAGCTAAACAACCTGAGCTAGGTGTCAACCGAATTCTTTTTGGTAATGCTTTGCAAGTGTACCACCAATGACATCGAGTTTACGTAACATTTGTTTAAACACTTGTTTCACAGAGTTCTCGGTAATCCATAGCATTGCACTAATTTCAACCGTTTAATGCTAGTTCACTAAAAAGCACAGGAGAAGCTTTGGTGCGAAAGGTGCAAGATTTTGGCAAACAACTCATCGAAACATTTTTTACCGTAAAGCAAACAGCTATACAACTGAGTGCGAATACTTAGTTAGCATGGGTAGAGTGGGTAACTACTGACTCTACTCGGCGATCGCCCTGTTCAATTTCCGTATTTTCATAGTGTTGCTTTTTAATTTATCTATGGCATTCTGAGGTACAGAAATATTTTTTATAATGCAATCAAATTACTATATTTTTTTCGATGCAATCTTATATATTGTGTTACCAATCTATTCTTGAGCGAAGAATTAAATTTCTGGTATCATACTGGAGTGGAAAATTTAAGGATGCTATACCTTGGAAGTTAGTTAAACATCTAAGCTTTTCTGCATGGAAGCGAATAGCTGTTTATTTGGCACTAGACTACATTGTTCTCCCTGCTGATCCATTGCACAAATTGCTTCCTAACAGTGTATTTACAGATACATTATCTTCTGCTTTTACCGTTATTTTATCTATCGCAATTTATATTGTCCCTGAGTTGAAAGCTGTTGGCAAAAACAATATTCAAGGATAGGGGCTTAACCTTTTATTGTTCAATAGATTAGAATCGGGTGAGCATTACCCACCCAAATAAATTAACTAAAGATACTGCCAAAGAATTCAACCGCTTCTTGTAATGCGGTAATAAAAATATCAATTTCCGCACGCGTATTGTAAAAAGATAAGCTTGCGCGTGCGGTAGACTGGACACTGAGATGACGATGTAGCGGTTGAGTGCAATGATGTCCGGCTCGAATTGCCACACCAGCTTGGTCTAAAATAGTCGATAGATCGTGTGGGTGAACCTCACCCGCAGTAAATGCAGCGAGTGCCGCCCTACCTAAACCTGCTACTTTGGGTTTAGGACCATAAGTGTGAATTTCGGGAATTTGTCCGAGTTGTTCCCACAAGTAAGCTGTTAACTCAGCTTCGTACGCATAAATGTTTTCCATACCAATCGCACTTAGATAGTCTACTGCTGCACCCAGCGCGATCGCTTCGGCAATTGCTGGAGTTCCTGCTTCAAACTTATTTGGTAGATCTGCGTAAGTAGCATGGTCTAAAAAGACATCCGCAATCATTTCACCACCACCTAAAAATGGCGGCATTGAGCGGAGTAAATCTAGTTTCCCATAAAGGAATCCGATACCGGTCGGCGCGCACATTTTATGTCCAGAAGCAACGAGCCAATCGCAGTCGATCTGCTGCACGTCAATTGGCATATGCGGTATGCTTTGGCAAGCATCAATTAATACTTTGACACCGTGTTGATGCGCGATCGCTGTAATTTCTTTAACTGGATTGATACAGCCTAACGTATTGGAGACATGAACTGTCGCGACGAGTTTAGTTTTTTCACAGATCAGTGATTTGAAGTGTTCTAAATCAAATTCTTCGTCGGGTGTAAGTTCAACAAATTTAAGTACTGCGCCGCTGCGTTGTGCAAGTAATTGCCAAGGAATTAAGTTGCTGTGGTGTTCCATCACGGAGAGAATAATTTCGTCTCCTGGTTGTAGAGTGCTTCCCCAGCTATAGGCGACTAAGTTAATTGCTTCCGAGGCGTTACGCGTGAAGACAATTTCTTGGCGCGAGGCGGCGTTGACAAAAGCTGCGACTTTATCGCGGGCGGCTTCGTAAGCATCGGTGGCTTTCGCGCTGAGGGTATGTACTCCACGATGTACGTTGGAATTGTACTGCTCGTAGTATTCGCGGAGTGTGTTGAGGACGAGGAGTGGTTTTTGCGATGTCGCGGCGTTGTCTAGGTAAACTAGGGGCTTGCCGTTGACTTCTTGGTGGAGGATGGGAAAGTCGTTACGGACGCGGTCGGCGAGGGTTTTTTCTCTGGTGAGTGTCATGGTTGGAAGGAGGTGATGGAACCACAAAGGCACAAAGGGCACGAAGGATTTTGTTAGCGATTGATGGTTTTGGTTAGGGTTTGTTGCAGGGAGAAAACAGGGATTTGGTTGATGATTTCGGCGGCGAAGGCGTTGATGAGGAGGTTGCGGGCTTCGTTGGCGTTGAGTCCTCGGCTTTGCAGGTAGAAGACTTCTTCGTCATCGAGTTGACTCACGGTTGCGCCGTGGGCGCATTTAACGTTATCAGCGGTAATTTCGAGTTGGGGTTTGGTGTCTACTCTGGCTTTGGGTGAGAGGAGTAAATTGCGGTTGAGTTGGGCGGCGTCGGTTTGTTGTGCGGGTTTAGGTACGAATATTTTACCGTTGAAGACGGCATGGGCGCGATCGCCAACGATACATTTATGCAGTTGGTGACTTGTACCGTAGGGATGATTGAGTGCGAGGTTGCTGTGCGTATCGGTGAGTTGATTTCCAGTAATTTTAGTTAAACCGTTGAGCGTAGTTTGAGTTTGTTCGCCTGTTTGGAAAATGTCTAAGTTATGGCGTGACAGTCTTGCGCCTAAATTAATTGCGTTACAGGTGTAGCGGCTATCGCGTGCTTGGGCGATCGCAGTTTTACCAATATGAAATGCTTCTGGGCTATCGCGCTCGATTCTTGTATGGTTGACTTGCGCGTTTTCTTCGAGCCAAATTTCGGTTACAGCGTTGGTAAAGTAAACAGGTTCGCCAACTTCGGCTTCACTTTCTTCCGCTTCTAAATTTGTCATTTGATTGAAATAATCTTCAATTAGCGTGACGCTACTACCTGCTTCGGCGACGACAAGACAACGCGGTTGAGTAATGATGGGTGTGACACTTGCAGTCGAGATGAATAAAAGATGTATTGGTGTTTCTATAACAACATTTTTAGGTACCCATACGACAGCAACATCCGCGATCGCCGCTGTGTTGAGTGCGGTAAAAACTTCTTCTGTCCCTGGAATTTGCGCTAAGTAGTTTTCTAACCGCGAACGATACGCTGGTGGTAGGCGATCAAGGTTACTCGCGACAACGTCATCGGGTAGAACAACAGCTGATAACTCAGGTGCATAAATACCGTTGACAAATACTAAGCGACTGCGATCGGCTTCTGGTAACAGCAGCGGTTTAAATGCAGCTAAATCAGGTACTACCGACGGCGCTGCTTGAAACTTAACTTGCTTTAGCGGTGAAACATCTGTAAATCGCCACTCTTCATCGCGAGTTGTTGGGAATTTCGACTGATGAACAATTGCTGTGGCGCGATCGCGGATTGCTTGTAGCCAAGATTCTGATTCTTGAGTGGCGATTGCTTGTGTTTGAGCTTGGCTTAACAACTCACTTAAGATTCCCGTATCAACATTATTAGAAGACACAACGCCAACTTCATTCAGGTTAGGAGTGACTTGAATACTCATCTTGCTCCCACCTCAGATGCATTCTCTTCTAGCACCCAATCGTAGCCACGCGACTCTAATTTGAGTGCCAATTCTTTACCACCACTCATTACAACTCGACCACCTGCCATCACGTGTACAAAGTCTGGCACGATGTAATTGAGTAACCGCTGATAGTGGGTAATTAAGAGGATGGCATTATCGGGAGTTGCTAATTGATTTACCCCGTTCGCGACAATTTTGAGCGCGTCAATATCTAGTCCTGAGTCGGTTTCGTCCAAAATCGCCAGTTTGGGTTCAAGAAGTGCCATTTGGAGAATTTCGTTCCGCTTCTTCTCGCCACCCGAAAAACCTTCGTTGACACTACGGTCAAGAAAAGTTGCATTCATCTTAACAATGTCTAACTTTTCCTGTATCAATTCATCAAAATCAAAAGCGTCTAATTCTTCTAAACCCTGTGCTTTACGGCGCGAGTTGTAAGCAACCCGCAGAAAATCCAAGTTCGTCACCCCAGGAATTTCTAAAGGATATTGAAATGCCAGAAAGACACCACTTTGGGCGCGTTTTTCTGGTTCCATTTCTAACAAGTTTTTTCCCTGGAAGAACACTTCACCGCCAGTCACTTCGTATGCTGGATGTCCTGCTAACACTTTGGAAAATGTGCTTTTTCCAGAACCATTAGGTCCCATAATGGCATGGATTTCACCTGCTTTAATTTCCAGGTTGACACCTTTAAGAATTGGGTTTCCGTCAACTTCTGCTGTCAAATCCCGCACCGACAGCACAATTTCACTATTTTCTACAATCATGTTTCTTTCTTTAGCGTCATTTATTTTAGCAGGACAGGCAAGATGCCTATCCCCGCGTTAGCCTACACTACCTTCAAGCTTCAAACTCAACAAGCGATCTGCTTCTACCGCAAATTCCATCGGTAACTGATTGAAGACATCTTTACAGAAACCGCTGATCATCATCGAGACAGCATCTTCAGCCGAAATACCGCGCTGCGTAAAATAAAATAGCTGTTCTTCACCAATCTTAGAAGTAGAAGCTTCGTGTTCTACTTTTGCAGTGTTGTTTTGCACTTGAATGTAAGGGAAAGTATTTGCATGAGCATTATCCCCAATCAGCATTGAGTCGCACTGCGAATAATTTCTTGCGCCTTTCGCGTTCGGGCTGACTTTGACTAAACCACGATAGCTATTCGAGGAACGTCCCGCAGAAATTCCTTTAGAAACAATCGTGCTACGCGTATTTTTGCCGACGTGTACCATCTTTGTTCCCGTATCAGCTTGCTGCATATTATTAGTTAGTGCAACTGAGTAAAACTCGCCTACCGAGTTATCGCCGACTAATACACAGCTAGGATATTTCCAAGTAATTGCGGAACCTGTTTCAACTTGCGTCCAGGAAATCTTAGAGTTGACTCCTTGACACAAACCGCGCTTCGTTACGAAGTTGTAGATTCCACCCTTACCATTTTCATCTCCAGCGTACCAATTTTGTACAGTAGAGTATTTAATTTCTGCGTTGTCTAAGGCGACTAATTCGACGACTGCTGCGTGTAGTTGGTTCGTATCGTACATCGGCGCAGTACAGCCTTCGAGGTAAGAAACGTAGCTACCTTCTTCAGCAACGATCAGCGTTCGTTCAAATTGTCCCGTATCGCCACTATTAATGCGGAAGTAGGTCGATAGTTCCATTGGACATTTAATGTTTTTAGGAACGTAGACGAAGGAACCATCACTAAACACCGCACTGTTTAAGGCTGCAAAGTAGTTATCTGCAACAGGGACAACGCTACCAAGATATTTTTGAACGAGTTCAGGGTACTCGCGTAGCGCTTCGGAGATCGAACAGAAGATCACGCCTTCTTTCGCTAGCTTTTCTTTAAACGTTGTGGCGACTGAAACGCTATCAAAAATAGCATCGACTGCGACATTAGAAAGCCGCTTTTGTTCGGATAAGGGAATACCCAATTTCTCGAAAGTTTCTAAAAGTGCGGGATCGACTTCTTCAATGCTATTGAGCTTGGGTTTCTTTTTTGGTGCGGAGTAGTAAATAATATCTTGGTAGTCAATGGGCGGATACTTGACATTAGACCAAGTCGGTTCGGTCATTTTCTGCCACTGACGAAAAGCTTTGAGACGGAACTCTAGCATAAACTCTGGCTCTTCTTTCTTAGCAGAGATCAGCCGTATGACATCTTCATTCAGTCCACGCGGAATTGTATCTGCTTCAATGTCAGTGACGAATCCGTATTTGTAGGGCTGATTGACTAGGGTTTTGACAGTGGCACTCATGGTTGGTGTTCTCTCGTGTGCTGCAATAGAATCTCTTTAAAGCTCGAAGACGGGGTAAAATCTGCTTTTGACGTTTTTAACTTAACTGCTGTTACAATGAAATCAACTAAAACAACAACTATGTTGTTTAATATATCTCCATTTTACGCTACATTAACAACAGGTATGTTGTCAAAGTAAATTTTTCACCTAAAAACTTTGGTAAGAAGATGGCGATTACGCAGCAGCAGCCTTCCACAAAGCAGGACATTCTGCATTATCTACTTAAACAGGGTCAGGCAACAGCCCAAGAACTTGCTACGCAGTTAGAAGTCAGTCCCCAAGCAATTCGTCGTCATCTCAAAGATCTAGAAGCCGAGGATCTCATTCAATACTCAGCCGCACAAGTAGGAATGGGACGCCCGCAGCACATTTATCAACTAAGTTCCTTAGGACGCGATCGCCTACGTCGTCATTCAACTGATGCAGACAGTTACGGCGATTTTGCTGTTTCGCTACTCGATACTTTAGCGGAAACTGTAGGGCGCGAGCAGATGAGTTCGATTTTACGCAAACAGTGGGAACGCAAAGCAATTGAATATCATGATCGCTTAGGTCATGGTTCTTTAGAAGAACGCGTTGCCAAATTAGTCGAGTTTCGCAAAGCCGAAGGTTTCATGGCGGAATGGTATCCGGTTGACTCAGAGGATACTAGAGAAAAGGGCGATCGCTTTATCGTTACCGAGCATAACTGTGCTATTTCTAATGTTGCTGAGTCATTTCCTAGCGTATGCAGTCACGAACTCGAAATGTTCGCAGCCGTTTTACCAGACTGTATAGTTGAGCGCACGCATTGGATTATTAATGGCGAACATCGTTGTGGTTACTTGGTACAAGCGAAAAAGCCAACCAGCAAATCAAAGTGAGGTTTATATCAATCTTTCTACAATCAACTAAAGCGATATAAACTTTAATCTCTGCTATACAACTCGCAATTGAACTCTGACTTTTGCAATGAACGCACAACAGCCATCAATCCAATTTTTGACTTTAGAAGAATCAGCCAAGGTCGATGCCGCATTGCTATCTTCTTCAGAAAAATTTCTGACTAGATTAACGATTTCTTCTTGGAAGCTATTGAAGCATATTGCCCAAGATTACAACGTAGCAGTAGAAGACTTAACAACTCAGCAAATTATTGATTGGTTCGAGAAAGATGGAAAAGTGCGGCGAGAACAAGGTAATGAATCTGCATACCTCAAGTGGTAAACCATAACAGAGGTCAGATTTAAAAGCTACAAGATGTAACAGAAACCCCCGTGTAGAGATTTCTTCTGCATCACAAACTTTACAAGACATTGTTTCTAAGCTTCTATACTCTCCTCAATTGCTACGACCCACAGAGTTAGTGTGCGCTCATCACACTTTGTTTCAGTAGCCTCGACTTCAGTCGGAAGGCGTCTACAATGCATACAGCAAATCCAACGATCATTCCTTCCTATCAACAATAAATGCTCGCAGCCCAGCCGCAGTTGCACCGTGATAATCTTCTGTCCAACTATCACCAATGTGCCAAGCTAATTCAGGATCGCATTGATGCTTCGCTAAAGCTGTCATAAAAATTTCTTTATCAGGTTTCGCCGCGCCTGCTTCAGTAGAAATCGTAATTGACGCAAAAAACTGTTCTAACCCAAGTTCTGCTAAAACTAAATAGAGCCGAGAATCGAAATTTGATATTATTCCTAACTCAATTTCTCGCTGTTGCCATTGTTCTAACGCAGGAAAAACATCAGGATATACATACCAAGGCTCAGCCGTGGCAAAATATTGATACAACTCGGCAAAGAAAGCTGAAAAATCGGTAAATTGATTGAGAACACCGACTTGCTGAAACGTTTGCTGTGCAACTGATTTCCACCAATGAAATTCACAGCTAGCAATCTCATCAGGTTCCATTTCTGGAAAAACTGGTGGCGGTGCTGCTTGGAAACTTTGCAGAAAGGCTTGATTTAATGTTTTCGCTGAAATATAGATTCCAAATTTTTGTGCTACCTCGCCATAAACTTGACCGACGCTACCTTTGACGCCGAAAAGCGTACCAACTGCATCAAGAAAAATGATTTTTGGTTTTTGCATCATTTGTTGTTAGTTGTTAGCCTACGGCGATCTCTAATCATACTCTGCTAATCGTTACTATTGAAATTATTTAGCCAACTCGGTCAGCGGGCTAGTTATCCAATTAATTCCTACCTTAAGTTTGTGACCTAAAGTCGGCATACGATAAAGATATGCTAAGCGACGAGCGACATAAGCTAAAGGACCATCAAGCTGAATTCCTAATCCCGTAAACGTTGCATTGTCGGTTCCCAGCGTCATCATTTCGCCTAAATGTTGATAGCAAAAGGGAAGTAAAGGACGTTGTGTCAACGAAGCCCAAACGTTCCAACCCGCATAGTCAGCTTGTTGAAACGCTGCTTGCGCGGTTGCGGGGACTTGTTGTCCTTCTACATCGCGACAGTCAGCTAAGTCGCCCAAAGCAAAGATTTCGGGATGGTCGATAACTTGTAAAGTAGATGTTGTTGTTAGTTGACCGCGCTGATTTTGCTTGAGTGGAAGCGATCGCACTACAGGTGCAACGCGCGTCCCTACTGTCCAAATCACGATATCGACAGGAATCGTATCAACTTGATTTTTGTATTCGAGTGCGATCGCTTGTGGTTTAACTTCTTGGACGCTAGTTTCTAAATCTATCCAAACCCCTCGCGCCTCTAGTGCTTTATTCGCAGCGACTCGATTATGTTCTGGCGAGGTTCGCAAGATTTGATCTGTCATTTCAATTAATCGAATGCGCGCGCGGTTTTCTAGGCGATCTGCTAATTTGCACGCCAACTCAACACCGCAATAACCTCCTCCCACAATTGCTACACGGATTTTATCGACGGGAGATTCTTCTAACCGTCTTAGTCTAGCGTCCAAGCGATATGCATTCTCAATTGTTCGGAACGAAAAAGCATACGATGCTGCGCCAGGAACCATATCCAGCGGAGTTTCACCACCCAACGCCAAAACGAGGCGATCATAAGGAATGTCTGCACCTTCTTGCAGATGAACGCGTTGGTCATCAATATTAATTTCTGTAACACTTCCTTGATAAAAGCACACACCCGTGCCTGCTAAAATTTCTGAGAAGGGTGGTGCTATTTCCCAAGTTTGTAGTTCACCTGTGAGGAGTTCATAAAGTAGCGGTGAGAATAAGAAGCGATCGCTTTGATCGACAAGTACAATTTCTGGTTTTTGCGACTTCCAGGGTAGTTGTGACAATCTTAAGGCAGTGTAAAGACCACCAAAACCACCACCGAGGATACAAATTCGTGCAGGTTGCTGGGTCATAAGTTTAGTCAAGCATAAGCAGCAGGGCTTCTTTCAGGATAGCAAGCGAATTACCAAGTCACGTGATCGCTTAACTGAGTCACTAGCTTCTTGCCAATTCCTGATACGCGTTCCAAATCGGCGAGAGATGTAAAAGGTTTTTCTTGACGTGCGGTGATAATGCGCTGTGCTAGTTTTTCACCAACACCAGGTAACGCCATTAATTCTTCTAAGCTAGCTGTATTGAGATTAACTTTTGTGTCAACCACAGCAGTCGCGTGATGCGCGCACTGTTGCTGTTGTTCTTTAATTTTTCTTTGCACATGGACTGGTACACCCAATTGCGCCGTTGCATAAAGTCGCTCAAATTCTTGCACGTAATGCGCTGCAACGGTAGAGTTGTGTAAGATTAACAACGTTTCATCATTTTTTTCATTCGCTGCGGCTGACCAATTATGCGAACCTGTAATGATAATTCGTTTGTCTACAACACCAAACTTGTGATGTAACGAATCACCTTGCGAGAGTTGCAGTGTTCCAACAGTTGCGATCGCCTTTTGCCAAGGACGATTATTTTGTTCATACTGACAATTGTCGCTCAATGCTACTCCCATCATGTCTAGTGCTTCACTGTAGGTACGGAAAGCAAAACTTGGATCAATTAACGCTCGAATTTTGACACTTTGTTGGTGTGAATTCTCTAAAATATTCGCTAATCGTTGTTCAGAAAAAACGAATAAAGCTAAATCTACAGAACTTGTGGCTGTACTAAGTACTTGACCAATTAAACCATTAGTGCTGCGGTTCCAAGGAATAGTAGGCGATGTTGGCGAAAACTGTACAGAAATATACGTGTTACCAACTTGAACGTGCTGCGGCGATCGCAGCGGCTTTTTTAAACCAAATTGGCTATCGAGTTGACCACCAGGACCATCACCCCACATTAAATCAAATTCTTCAATAAATAGCTTGGCGAGTTCTGGGCTATCAATTTTCAAAAGATTATTCGCATTACCAATACTGCTAGGAAAACCAAAATCGCCATGAACATCACTTGTCGTAAAGTTTGCAGACGTTACAATTACAGTCCGTTGATCAACAACAACAAATTTGTGATGCATCAAGCCGCTACCTGCTGAACCATCCGCCGTATCGTCAATCCAAGGAACTCGTGCTTGGTTGAGTATGACTAAAGCATCACCTTGATTAATTTCATCAGGAGTCATTTTGCCATCTCGGTTGCGATCTACTAACGCCTGAAATTCTTGGTAGCGATCGCGATCGCGTTGTGGTAACTTCTCTACTTCTGCGGCGCTAAGGCTACTCCACGGACGGCTATAGTTATTTTCCAAAACAACTCTAACTTTTACCCCAGTATTGTGGCGTTCGACTAAAGCTTGCGCAATTTTAGGTAAACGTAGTTCTTGAATTGCAATGTCAATGGTAGATTGCGCCGCAGCGATCGCCGCAACGATTTTTTCCTCTAAATCATCGCCCTGTCGTTTTTGCTGGCGATAAGGTTCTTGATATTCTGCCGATTCTCTATGATTAAAATACACCTCAACGAAAGGATCTTGTGGTAGAAGTTTTGGTTTTTGTTGCGACTGTACTGAGCGACACGCGGTTAAACTCAGCGACAGTAGAATTAACAGGCGACTTACAGTAGCAGATAGTAGAACAGGCACGGAAGAATTTGGCAATCATGGCTGTATCGATTTTTCCCATCAAAGATGTGCGATCGCACAACCACTCAAGCGATATCCTGAAAGAAGCAACCTCAGCTAGCCAGTCGCTGAACGATTGAGAGCTTGACACTATGCAAATTTATCTAGATTACAGTGCGACAACACCACCACGCCCTGAAGCGATTGCCGTCATGCAGGCAGTTTTGACACAATATTGGGGTAATCCCTCTAGCCTACATGAGTGGGGTGGACGTGCTGCAACAGTATTGGAACAAGCGCGAATGCAGGTTGCTAGCTTAATCAATGCACCAGCAGAGTCGATCATTTTTACTTCTGGGGGTACAGAAGCCGATAACTTAGCAATTATGGGAATTGCGCGTCAGTACTCGCAACCACAGCACATTATTATTTCGCAAGTAGAACATCCTGCAATCACTGAACCAGTTAAACTACTCGAGCAATGGGGTTGGCAAGTTACTCGCCTACCAGTAGACACGCAAGGAAGAGTCAATCCACTGGAATTAAAAGCAGCATTACGCAGCAATACAGTTTTAGTTTCGATCATCTACGGACAAAGTGAAGTAGGAACATTACAGCCAATTGAGTCTCTATGTAGAATCGCGCATATGCATGGTGCTTTATTTCACACAGACGCCGTGCAAGTTGCGGGAAGATTACCCATTGACGTACAACAACTTCCTATTGATTTACTGTCGCTTTCTAGTCATAAAATCTATGGACCTCAGGGTACGGGAGCGCTTTATGTACGTCCTGGCATCGAAATAGTACCATTACTACTTGGTGGCGGACAAGAATCACGCCGACGTTCTGGCACAGAAAGCGTACCAATCATTGCCGGATTTGGTGTAGCTGCGGAACTCGCTGCGCAAGAGATGACTTTAGAAACACCTCGTTTAATTCAACTACGCGATCGCCTTTTCGATCTACTCAGCAATACACCTTATTTAATTCCTACAGGCGATCAGACTTCGCGTCTTCCACATCATGTGAGTTTCTGCCTTGCATATACCGATGAAAACAACATCACAGGTAAAACAATTGTCCGCCAACTTAATCTAGCAGGCATTGCCATCAGTTCCGGTTCCGCTTGTCAAAGTGGTAAGCTTTCCCCAAGCCCAATTCTTTCTGCAATGGGTTATACTCCCCAACAAGCACTAGGCGCAATTCGTTTGACTCTAGGACGAGACACAACCACAGCCGATATCGATTGGACAGCAATAGTCCTAAAACAAGTCTTACACCGATTAATACCTAAATTAACCTGTGCAAGTTGCTCGTAATAATTTAGCACTCAAGTGCGAAGGCATACTTTGTTTATGTAGCCCCGAAGAAAGTGGAAGGCATCTCATCACATCCTCTCAATAACCGATATACCAAGTAAAGATAAACCAAGTCGCAGCGATCGCGCAGTTAAATCGCACATCTGTAACCGAGATGTACGTATCGGTTCTTCTGCTTGTAAAACTGGGCACTGGTCGTAAAATTGATTAAACTTCTGACTGAGTTCAAACAAGTACTGACACAAACGATTTGGCATTAAATCTTGCTCAACATCGCTGAGGATTTCACCCAGTTGTAATAAGTGCTTTGCTAGCGTAAACTCTGTTGGTTCCTGTAAGGAAAGTTGTGTTTCTGACCCTAGTTGCTCAAAGTTTATCCGTCCTCTACGACTAATTCCTTGAATCCGCACATAAGCATACAGCATATAAGGTGCTGTATTACCCTGCAAAGCCAGCATCTTATCGTAACTAAAGATATAATTGCTCGTCCGATTTTG containing:
- the sufR gene encoding iron-sulfur cluster biosynthesis transcriptional regulator SufR is translated as MAITQQQPSTKQDILHYLLKQGQATAQELATQLEVSPQAIRRHLKDLEAEDLIQYSAAQVGMGRPQHIYQLSSLGRDRLRRHSTDADSYGDFAVSLLDTLAETVGREQMSSILRKQWERKAIEYHDRLGHGSLEERVAKLVEFRKAEGFMAEWYPVDSEDTREKGDRFIVTEHNCAISNVAESFPSVCSHELEMFAAVLPDCIVERTHWIINGEHRCGYLVQAKKPTSKSK
- the sufC gene encoding Fe-S cluster assembly ATPase SufC, whose product is MIVENSEIVLSVRDLTAEVDGNPILKGVNLEIKAGEIHAIMGPNGSGKSTFSKVLAGHPAYEVTGGEVFFQGKNLLEMEPEKRAQSGVFLAFQYPLEIPGVTNLDFLRVAYNSRRKAQGLEELDAFDFDELIQEKLDIVKMNATFLDRSVNEGFSGGEKKRNEILQMALLEPKLAILDETDSGLDIDALKIVANGVNQLATPDNAILLITHYQRLLNYIVPDFVHVMAGGRVVMSGGKELALKLESRGYDWVLEENASEVGAR
- the sufB gene encoding Fe-S cluster assembly protein SufB, coding for MSATVKTLVNQPYKYGFVTDIEADTIPRGLNEDVIRLISAKKEEPEFMLEFRLKAFRQWQKMTEPTWSNVKYPPIDYQDIIYYSAPKKKPKLNSIEEVDPALLETFEKLGIPLSEQKRLSNVAVDAIFDSVSVATTFKEKLAKEGVIFCSISEALREYPELVQKYLGSVVPVADNYFAALNSAVFSDGSFVYVPKNIKCPMELSTYFRINSGDTGQFERTLIVAEEGSYVSYLEGCTAPMYDTNQLHAAVVELVALDNAEIKYSTVQNWYAGDENGKGGIYNFVTKRGLCQGVNSKISWTQVETGSAITWKYPSCVLVGDNSVGEFYSVALTNNMQQADTGTKMVHVGKNTRSTIVSKGISAGRSSNSYRGLVKVSPNAKGARNYSQCDSMLIGDNAHANTFPYIQVQNNTAKVEHEASTSKIGEEQLFYFTQRGISAEDAVSMMISGFCKDVFNQLPMEFAVEADRLLSLKLEGSVG
- a CDS encoding SufS family cysteine desulfurase, translating into MTLTREKTLADRVRNDFPILHQEVNGKPLVYLDNAATSQKPLLVLNTLREYYEQYNSNVHRGVHTLSAKATDAYEAARDKVAAFVNAASRQEIVFTRNASEAINLVAYSWGSTLQPGDEIILSVMEHHSNLIPWQLLAQRSGAVLKFVELTPDEEFDLEHFKSLICEKTKLVATVHVSNTLGCINPVKEITAIAHQHGVKVLIDACQSIPHMPIDVQQIDCDWLVASGHKMCAPTGIGFLYGKLDLLRSMPPFLGGGEMIADVFLDHATYADLPNKFEAGTPAIAEAIALGAAVDYLSAIGMENIYAYEAELTAYLWEQLGQIPEIHTYGPKPKVAGLGRAALAAFTAGEVHPHDLSTILDQAGVAIRAGHHCTQPLHRHLSVQSTARASLSFYNTRAEIDIFITALQEAVEFFGSIFS
- a CDS encoding TspO/MBR family protein codes for the protein MIRSWMVIGAVAFLVALGANLITRGDRQWFRRLRRPGWLTFEPLIPIIWTIIFICGAWSAYIVWESNPGTNFTWLLMGFYLLLEIVTIAYTPVMFKTRSLKVGAIIGGTGAIIGFLLTFTVLPISGWAALLLVPYLLWSPIGTYTTWAMMRLNPADV
- a CDS encoding HAD-IA family hydrolase, with product MQKPKIIFLDAVGTLFGVKGSVGQVYGEVAQKFGIYISAKTLNQAFLQSFQAAPPPVFPEMEPDEIASCEFHWWKSVAQQTFQQVGVLNQFTDFSAFFAELYQYFATAEPWYVYPDVFPALEQWQQREIELGIISNFDSRLYLVLAELGLEQFFASITISTEAGAAKPDKEIFMTALAKHQCDPELAWHIGDSWTEDYHGATAAGLRAFIVDRKE
- the sufD gene encoding Fe-S cluster assembly protein SufD — translated: MSIQVTPNLNEVGVVSSNNVDTGILSELLSQAQTQAIATQESESWLQAIRDRATAIVHQSKFPTTRDEEWRFTDVSPLKQVKFQAAPSVVPDLAAFKPLLLPEADRSRLVFVNGIYAPELSAVVLPDDVVASNLDRLPPAYRSRLENYLAQIPGTEEVFTALNTAAIADVAVVWVPKNVVIETPIHLLFISTASVTPIITQPRCLVVAEAGSSVTLIEDYFNQMTNLEAEESEAEVGEPVYFTNAVTEIWLEENAQVNHTRIERDSPEAFHIGKTAIAQARDSRYTCNAINLGARLSRHNLDIFQTGEQTQTTLNGLTKITGNQLTDTHSNLALNHPYGTSHQLHKCIVGDRAHAVFNGKIFVPKPAQQTDAAQLNRNLLLSPKARVDTKPQLEITADNVKCAHGATVSQLDDEEVFYLQSRGLNANEARNLLINAFAAEIINQIPVFSLQQTLTKTINR